The Burkholderia ubonensis genome has a window encoding:
- the aepX gene encoding phosphoenolpyruvate mutase produces the protein MNAREPNFTESRSARLRRMLVSSDLEFLMEAHNGLSARIVREAGFKGIWASGLAISAQFGVRDNNEASWTQVVDVLEFMADASDLPILLDGDTGYGNFNNVRRLVKKLEQRGIAGVCIEDKQFPKTNSFIDGERQPLAEIDEFCGKIKAGKDSQSDPDFSIVARVEALIAGWGMDEALRRANAYAEAGADAILIHSKLSRPDEILQFAREWSGKAPLVIVPTKYYSTPTDVFRQAGISTVIWANHLIRASASAMQAVAREIHENETLINVEDRVASVNEIFRLQDADEYSAAERIYLSSSSRASNAAIVLAASRGKGLEAVTEDKPKVMLPVAGKPLLRWLVDGFKKHGVNDITVVGGYRADAIDTSGIKLVVNERHAQTGELASLACAAERLTGDTVISYGDLLFRSYILRDLAESEAEFSVVVDSSLTQPTNQSVRDFALCSAADDRGLFGQKTYLQRVSSDVAEGTPHGRWIGLLNVRGAGVERLKAMLATLQARADFDTLDIPTLLNELIAAGEKIEVQYVHGHWRGVNDLEDFRRAGDFAHGQTPLSEPGAGNGGAQ, from the coding sequence ATGAACGCACGCGAACCCAACTTCACCGAATCGCGCAGCGCGCGCCTGCGCCGCATGCTCGTCAGCAGCGACCTCGAATTCCTGATGGAAGCGCACAACGGCCTGTCCGCGCGGATCGTCCGCGAGGCGGGCTTCAAGGGGATCTGGGCGTCCGGCCTCGCGATCTCCGCGCAGTTCGGCGTGCGCGACAACAACGAGGCGAGCTGGACCCAGGTCGTCGACGTGCTCGAGTTCATGGCCGACGCGAGCGACCTGCCGATCCTGCTCGACGGCGACACCGGCTACGGCAACTTCAACAACGTGCGCCGCCTCGTGAAGAAGCTCGAGCAGCGCGGCATCGCGGGCGTGTGCATCGAGGACAAGCAGTTCCCGAAGACCAACAGCTTCATCGACGGCGAGCGCCAGCCGCTCGCCGAGATCGACGAGTTCTGCGGCAAGATCAAGGCCGGCAAGGATTCGCAGAGCGACCCGGACTTCTCGATCGTCGCGCGCGTCGAGGCGCTGATCGCCGGCTGGGGGATGGACGAGGCGCTGCGCCGCGCGAACGCGTATGCGGAAGCCGGCGCGGACGCGATCCTGATCCACAGCAAGCTGTCGCGCCCGGACGAGATCCTGCAGTTCGCGCGTGAATGGAGCGGCAAGGCGCCGCTCGTGATCGTGCCGACCAAGTACTACAGCACGCCGACCGACGTGTTCCGCCAGGCCGGCATCAGCACCGTGATCTGGGCGAACCACCTGATCCGCGCATCGGCGTCCGCGATGCAGGCCGTTGCGCGCGAGATCCACGAGAACGAAACGCTGATCAACGTCGAAGACCGCGTCGCGTCGGTCAACGAGATCTTCCGCCTGCAGGACGCCGACGAGTATTCGGCGGCCGAGCGCATCTACCTGTCGTCGTCGTCGCGCGCGTCGAACGCCGCGATCGTGCTCGCCGCGAGCCGCGGCAAGGGGCTGGAAGCCGTCACCGAAGACAAGCCGAAGGTGATGCTGCCGGTCGCCGGCAAGCCGCTGCTGCGCTGGCTCGTCGACGGCTTCAAGAAGCACGGCGTGAACGACATCACCGTGGTCGGCGGCTACCGCGCCGACGCGATCGACACGTCGGGCATCAAGCTCGTCGTCAACGAGCGCCATGCGCAGACGGGCGAGCTCGCGTCGCTCGCGTGCGCGGCCGAGCGCCTGACCGGCGACACCGTGATCTCGTACGGCGACCTGCTGTTCCGCAGCTACATCCTGCGCGACCTCGCGGAAAGCGAGGCCGAGTTCAGCGTCGTCGTCGATTCGTCGCTGACGCAGCCGACGAACCAGAGCGTGCGCGACTTCGCGCTCTGCTCCGCTGCCGACGACCGCGGCCTGTTCGGCCAGAAGACCTATCTGCAGCGCGTGTCGAGCGATGTGGCCGAAGGCACGCCGCACGGCCGCTGGATCGGCCTGCTGAACGTGCGAGGCGCAGGCGTCGAACGTTTGAAGGCGATGCTCGCGACGCTGCAGGCGCGCGCCGATTTCGACACGCTCGACATCCCCACGCTCCTCAACGAACTGATCGCCGCCGGCGAGAAGATCGAGGTGCAGTACGTGCACGGCCATTGGCGCGGCGTCAACGATCTCGAAGATTTCCGCCGCGCGGGCGACTTCGCGCACGGCCAGACGCCGCTGTCCGAACCGGGCGCCGGCAACGGAGGCGCGCAATGA
- a CDS encoding NTP transferase domain-containing protein, whose protein sequence is MRAIILAAGLGLRLQQPPEAQFPKCLLRFDDASLLERHLRVLDAAGVDEIVLALGFQSGKVEEELKRLGRRAEIVLNDRYDLGSVLTVHTVADAMTRGGDVLLMDADVLYDESILHALVANPDQPVDRLLIDRDFEAGDEPVKLCLKNGVPVELRKQLAVDLDYDTIGESVGFFRFTEGTARRLAAIVAGYVDSGRANMPHEEAVRDLLLEGGHSFDVADVTGAPWIEIDFPNDVARATQDILPLIQRTTAGAAR, encoded by the coding sequence ATGCGAGCCATCATTCTTGCGGCAGGCCTCGGCTTGCGCCTGCAGCAACCTCCCGAAGCGCAATTCCCGAAGTGTCTGCTGCGCTTCGACGACGCCTCGCTGCTCGAGCGCCACCTGCGCGTGCTCGACGCGGCCGGCGTCGACGAGATCGTGCTGGCGCTGGGCTTCCAGTCCGGCAAGGTCGAGGAAGAACTGAAGCGCCTCGGCCGCCGCGCGGAAATCGTGCTGAACGACCGCTACGATCTCGGCAGCGTGCTGACCGTGCATACCGTCGCCGACGCGATGACGCGCGGCGGCGACGTGCTGCTGATGGACGCCGACGTGCTGTACGACGAAAGCATCCTGCACGCGCTCGTGGCCAACCCCGACCAGCCGGTCGACCGCCTGCTGATCGACCGCGATTTCGAGGCGGGCGACGAGCCCGTCAAGCTGTGCCTGAAGAACGGCGTGCCCGTCGAGCTGCGCAAGCAGCTCGCGGTCGACCTCGACTACGACACGATCGGCGAATCGGTCGGCTTCTTCCGCTTCACCGAAGGCACCGCGCGCCGCCTCGCGGCGATCGTCGCCGGCTACGTCGACAGCGGCCGCGCGAACATGCCGCACGAGGAAGCCGTGCGCGACCTGCTGCTCGAAGGCGGCCATTCGTTCGACGTCGCCGACGTGACGGGCGCGCCGTGGATCGAGATCGACTTCCCGAACGATGTCGCGCGCGCCACGCAGGACATCCTCCCCCTGATTCAACGCACCACCGCCGGAGCTGCACGATGA
- a CDS encoding HpnL family protein, translating to MTRAGMILLSLGTALFVALLAWQGVGAVASTFLAAGWGLALVAAFHVVPLVIDAAAISVMFRKGEPGAELGNALRARWVGESVNSLLPAGQIGGPVLMVRHLAQRGTRMANAAAAITVSTTMQALAQMAFALLGIAAFSMVATHESAAHLRTPALIATGVLGGCAVLFYAAQRRGLFGRGLRVASKLLGPRDWSSLATRADAIDAAVGTLYRDRRKVASTFALSLVGWIVGTAEVWLALHFLGHPVSWLDALLLESVGQAIRGAAFAIPGSLGAQEGGYLLLAPLVGLPPDAALALSLAKRARELALGLPGLLYLHFSERNWQRRRAPQPLAD from the coding sequence ATGACACGCGCCGGCATGATCCTGCTGTCCCTCGGGACGGCCCTGTTCGTGGCCCTGCTCGCGTGGCAGGGTGTCGGCGCGGTCGCGTCGACGTTCCTCGCGGCCGGCTGGGGGCTCGCGCTCGTCGCGGCGTTCCACGTCGTGCCGCTCGTGATCGACGCGGCGGCGATCTCGGTGATGTTCCGCAAGGGCGAGCCCGGCGCCGAGCTCGGCAATGCGCTGCGCGCGCGCTGGGTCGGCGAATCGGTCAACAGCCTGCTGCCCGCCGGGCAGATCGGCGGCCCCGTGCTGATGGTGCGCCACCTCGCGCAGCGCGGCACCCGGATGGCGAATGCCGCCGCGGCGATCACGGTCAGCACGACGATGCAGGCGCTTGCACAAATGGCGTTCGCGCTGCTCGGCATCGCCGCGTTCAGCATGGTCGCGACGCACGAATCGGCCGCGCACCTGCGCACGCCGGCGCTGATCGCGACCGGCGTGCTCGGCGGCTGCGCGGTGCTGTTCTATGCCGCGCAGCGGCGCGGGCTGTTCGGCCGCGGCCTGCGCGTCGCGTCGAAGCTGCTCGGCCCGCGCGACTGGTCGTCGCTCGCGACCCGCGCGGACGCGATCGACGCGGCGGTCGGCACGCTGTACCGCGACCGCCGCAAGGTGGCGTCGACCTTCGCGCTGAGTCTCGTCGGCTGGATCGTCGGCACCGCGGAAGTGTGGCTCGCGCTGCATTTCCTCGGGCATCCGGTGAGCTGGCTCGACGCGCTGCTGCTCGAAAGCGTCGGCCAGGCGATCCGCGGCGCCGCCTTCGCGATTCCCGGCTCGCTCGGCGCGCAGGAAGGCGGCTACCTGCTGCTCGCGCCGCTCGTCGGCCTGCCGCCCGACGCGGCGCTCGCGCTGTCGCTCGCGAAGCGCGCGCGCGAACTCGCGCTCGGCCTGCCCGGCCTGCTCTATCTGCATTTCAGTGAAAGAAACTGGCAGCGGCGCCGTGCGCCGCAGCCTCTCGCCGACTGA
- a CDS encoding 2OG-Fe(II) oxygenase, which produces MTPSTRDDSVLNPARPAPARAAAATADRTVADCVGRLDVGRLRDDYTRQGSFLYLDTFLPPDAHAKLADAARALTADINRNYLPGHKQGGSVSRHTIDAKAPYIAELYRSKALIGLLEKLTGDTLLLSPDDDPHAYALYYYTKPGDHIGWHYDTSYYDGRRYTLLIGVIDDSSCRLDYELHTRNPAVPDEPGSVQIADGGIVLFDGDKLRHRVTPLGQNEMRVSLTFEYVTDPGMRPWKRFISNMKDAIAYFGFRQVFKQLATRRATGS; this is translated from the coding sequence ATGACTCCCAGCACACGCGACGACTCCGTGCTGAACCCGGCACGCCCCGCGCCTGCGCGCGCAGCGGCGGCCACCGCGGACCGCACCGTGGCCGACTGCGTCGGCCGGCTCGACGTCGGCCGCCTGCGCGACGACTACACGCGCCAGGGGTCGTTCCTGTATCTCGACACGTTCCTGCCGCCCGACGCGCACGCGAAGCTCGCCGACGCCGCGCGCGCGCTCACGGCCGACATCAACCGCAATTACCTGCCCGGCCACAAGCAGGGCGGCAGCGTGAGCCGCCACACGATCGACGCGAAGGCGCCGTACATCGCCGAGCTGTACCGCTCGAAGGCGCTGATCGGCCTCCTCGAGAAGCTCACCGGCGACACGCTGCTGCTGTCGCCGGACGACGATCCGCACGCGTACGCGCTGTATTACTACACGAAGCCGGGCGACCACATCGGCTGGCACTACGACACGTCGTACTACGACGGCCGCCGCTACACGCTGCTGATCGGCGTGATCGACGACTCGTCGTGCCGGCTCGACTACGAGCTGCATACGCGCAATCCGGCGGTGCCCGACGAACCGGGCTCGGTGCAGATCGCCGACGGCGGCATCGTGCTGTTCGACGGCGACAAGCTGCGCCATCGCGTCACGCCGCTCGGCCAGAACGAAATGCGCGTGTCGCTCACGTTCGAATACGTGACCGACCCCGGCATGCGGCCGTGGAAGCGTTTCATCTCGAACATGAAGGACGCGATCGCGTATTTCGGTTTCCGCCAGGTGTTCAAGCAGTTGGCGACGCGACGCGCGACGGGCTCATGA
- a CDS encoding CDP-alcohol phosphatidyltransferase family protein, translated as MDQRKTAKRSEPPLPRTWDARLARALVRPLVDTPVTPNHLTTVRLLIGLAGAWCLAQGGYGWSNAGAFLIVLSNFVDHTDGELARISGKSSKIGHFYDLAADALVTIALFVSMGVGIIAQGGQMAASPVLLGAAAGAAVALIFYLRMRIESFAGKAGTKQAFVGGFETEDVLYLLPLVTLTNGVEPFLLAASIGAPLFAAWVVIDWWRIVRRGALPQNPTEIQASK; from the coding sequence ATGGACCAAAGAAAAACCGCCAAACGTTCCGAGCCACCGCTACCCCGCACGTGGGATGCGCGGCTCGCGCGCGCCCTCGTCCGGCCGCTCGTCGACACGCCCGTCACCCCGAATCACCTCACCACCGTCCGCCTGCTGATCGGCCTTGCCGGCGCGTGGTGCCTTGCCCAGGGCGGCTACGGCTGGAGCAACGCCGGCGCATTCCTGATCGTGCTGTCGAACTTCGTCGACCACACGGACGGCGAACTCGCCCGCATCAGCGGCAAGTCGAGCAAGATCGGCCATTTCTACGACCTCGCGGCGGACGCGCTCGTCACGATCGCGCTGTTCGTCAGCATGGGCGTCGGCATCATCGCCCAGGGCGGCCAGATGGCCGCGTCGCCGGTGCTGCTCGGCGCGGCGGCCGGCGCGGCGGTCGCGCTGATCTTCTACCTGCGGATGCGGATCGAATCGTTCGCCGGCAAGGCCGGCACCAAGCAGGCGTTCGTCGGCGGCTTCGAGACCGAGGACGTGCTCTACCTGCTGCCGCTCGTGACGCTCACGAACGGCGTCGAACCGTTCCTGCTGGCGGCGTCGATCGGCGCGCCGCTGTTCGCCGCCTGGGTCGTGATCGACTGGTGGCGCATCGTTCGTCGCGGCGCCCTGCCGCAGAACCCAACCGAAATCCAGGCAAGCAAATGA
- a CDS encoding acetyl-CoA hydrolase/transferase family protein — MSSSRILAPALRSLVRTAAEAAALIRPGMTVAMSGFTGSGYPKAVPAALAAHIEAAHARGEAFRINVLTGASTAPELDGALARTNGISMRLPYQSDPTLRDKINAGEVDYQDVHLSHVAQYAWFGLYGDLDVAIVEVAGIREDGLLIPSASVGNNKTWLDRAKHVILEVNARQPLGLDGMHDIYYGTALPPHRKPIPLTKSDDRIGEPYLRCPAEKIVAIVETDAADRSNAFSAPDETSKQIAAQLIDFLRHEVKRGRLPENLLPLQSGVGNITNAVLAELSTAGFSNLTAYTEVIQDGMLDLLADGTLGFASATALSLSPDAVKRFADEIATFREKILLRPQEISNHPELVRRLGCIAMNGMIEADIYGNVNSTHVMGTKIQNGIGGSGDFARNGYLSCFMSASTAKGGAISRIVPMASHVDHTEHDVAVVVTEQGLADLRGLSPKQRARKIISTCAHPDFRPMLDDYFERACRESFGKQTPHLLGEALSWHERFVRTGSMKV; from the coding sequence ATGTCTTCATCCCGCATCCTCGCTCCCGCCCTGCGCTCGCTCGTCCGCACCGCCGCCGAAGCCGCCGCCCTGATCCGTCCCGGCATGACCGTCGCCATGAGCGGCTTCACCGGCTCGGGCTACCCGAAGGCCGTGCCGGCCGCGCTCGCCGCGCACATCGAGGCGGCGCACGCGCGGGGCGAGGCATTCCGCATCAACGTGCTGACCGGCGCATCGACCGCGCCGGAGCTCGACGGCGCGCTCGCCCGGACGAACGGCATCTCGATGCGCCTGCCGTACCAGTCCGACCCGACGCTGCGCGACAAGATCAATGCCGGCGAAGTCGACTACCAGGACGTCCACCTGAGCCACGTCGCGCAGTACGCATGGTTCGGGCTGTACGGCGATCTCGACGTCGCGATCGTCGAGGTCGCGGGCATCCGCGAGGACGGGCTGCTGATTCCGTCCGCGTCGGTCGGCAACAACAAGACCTGGCTCGACCGCGCGAAGCACGTGATCCTCGAGGTCAACGCGCGCCAGCCGCTCGGCCTCGACGGGATGCACGACATCTATTACGGCACCGCGCTGCCGCCGCACCGCAAGCCGATCCCGCTGACGAAGAGCGACGACCGCATCGGCGAGCCGTACCTGCGCTGCCCGGCCGAGAAGATCGTCGCGATCGTCGAGACCGACGCGGCGGACCGCAGCAACGCGTTCTCCGCGCCGGACGAGACGTCGAAGCAGATCGCGGCGCAGCTGATCGATTTCCTGCGCCACGAAGTGAAGCGCGGCCGTCTGCCGGAGAACCTGCTGCCGCTGCAGTCGGGCGTCGGCAACATCACGAACGCGGTGCTCGCGGAACTGAGCACGGCCGGATTCTCGAATCTCACCGCGTACACCGAGGTGATCCAGGACGGCATGCTCGACCTGCTCGCGGACGGCACGCTCGGCTTCGCGTCGGCCACCGCGCTGTCGCTGAGCCCGGACGCGGTCAAGCGCTTCGCCGACGAGATCGCGACGTTCCGCGAGAAGATCCTGCTGCGCCCGCAGGAGATCAGCAACCATCCGGAGCTCGTGCGCCGCCTCGGCTGCATCGCGATGAACGGGATGATCGAGGCCGACATCTACGGCAACGTGAACTCGACGCACGTGATGGGCACGAAGATCCAGAACGGCATCGGCGGCTCGGGCGACTTCGCGCGCAACGGCTACCTGTCGTGCTTCATGTCGGCGAGCACCGCGAAGGGCGGCGCGATCTCGCGGATCGTGCCGATGGCGAGCCACGTCGACCATACCGAGCACGACGTCGCCGTGGTCGTCACCGAGCAGGGCCTCGCGGACCTGCGCGGGCTGTCGCCGAAGCAGCGCGCGCGCAAGATCATCTCGACCTGCGCGCACCCGGACTTCCGGCCGATGCTCGACGACTACTTCGAGCGCGCGTGCCGCGAGAGCTTCGGCAAGCAGACGCCGCATCTGCTCGGCGAGGCGCTGTCGTGGCACGAGCGGTTCGTGCGGACCGGGTCGATGAAGGTCTGA
- a CDS encoding helix-turn-helix domain-containing protein: MGRLDIADVARHAGLPASTLRYYEEKGLIVPSGRHGLRRQYDASVLERLALIALGREAGFSLDDMLAMFGADGRPAIDRATLERKADELDRAIRRLSAVRDGLRHAAACPAPSHLECPSFRKLLRIAAHRAPARRTKPDSP; the protein is encoded by the coding sequence ATGGGCCGTCTGGATATTGCCGACGTCGCGCGTCATGCGGGCTTGCCCGCGTCGACGCTGCGCTACTACGAGGAAAAGGGCTTGATCGTGCCGAGCGGACGGCATGGGCTGCGGCGTCAGTACGACGCGTCGGTGCTGGAGCGTCTCGCATTGATCGCGCTCGGCCGCGAGGCCGGGTTCTCGCTCGATGACATGCTGGCGATGTTCGGCGCGGACGGCCGACCGGCGATCGACCGCGCGACGCTCGAGCGCAAGGCCGACGAGCTCGATCGCGCGATCCGCCGGCTCAGCGCGGTGCGCGACGGCCTGCGGCACGCGGCGGCGTGTCCGGCGCCGAGCCATCTCGAATGTCCGTCGTTTCGCAAGCTGCTGCGCATCGCCGCGCATCGCGCCCCGGCGCGCCGGACGAAACCGGATAGCCCTTGA
- a CDS encoding helix-hairpin-helix domain-containing protein gives METTISHTDEENRQIADHLREAAQLLADQGANPYRVAAYRASADTIESLDEALRARFDAGGVDALGALPAVGAGVAQAIAELLVSGRWRLLDRLRGDAERVSAFEAVPGIGRELAMRIHDQLQIDTLEELERAARSGQLEAIAGVGPRRAAGIRAALDEVLSRRRRWQGHARDAGLGTEPPVELLLYVDRLYRNKAAAGMLPTLVPRRLNADVSVSPPVMHMTKGGWHFTALAACPARAQEPSATADWVALYFYDATQREQLRTVVTGTLGALAGKRVVRGREMECRVYHAG, from the coding sequence ATGGAAACGACCATCAGCCACACCGACGAGGAAAACCGGCAGATCGCCGACCATCTGCGCGAGGCCGCGCAGTTGCTTGCCGACCAGGGAGCGAATCCGTATCGGGTGGCCGCCTACCGCGCGTCCGCCGATACGATCGAATCGCTCGACGAAGCGCTGCGCGCGCGGTTCGACGCGGGCGGCGTGGATGCGCTGGGCGCGCTGCCGGCAGTCGGCGCAGGCGTCGCGCAGGCGATCGCCGAGCTGCTGGTGAGCGGCCGCTGGCGTCTGCTCGACCGGTTGCGCGGCGACGCCGAGCGCGTGTCCGCGTTCGAGGCCGTGCCCGGCATCGGCCGCGAACTCGCGATGCGCATTCACGACCAGTTGCAGATCGATACGCTCGAGGAGCTGGAGCGCGCCGCGCGCAGCGGCCAGCTCGAAGCGATCGCGGGCGTCGGCCCGCGCCGCGCGGCGGGCATTCGCGCGGCGCTCGACGAGGTGCTGAGCCGCCGCCGACGCTGGCAAGGCCATGCGCGCGACGCCGGCCTCGGCACCGAGCCGCCGGTCGAGCTGCTGCTGTACGTCGATCGCCTGTACCGCAACAAGGCGGCCGCCGGCATGCTGCCGACCCTCGTGCCGCGCCGCCTGAACGCGGACGTCAGCGTGTCGCCGCCCGTGATGCACATGACGAAGGGCGGCTGGCATTTCACCGCCCTGGCCGCGTGCCCTGCCCGCGCGCAGGAGCCGTCCGCGACCGCCGATTGGGTCGCGCTCTATTTCTACGATGCAACGCAGCGCGAACAGTTGCGCACCGTCGTCACCGGGACGCTCGGCGCGCTCGCCGGCAAGCGGGTCGTGCGAGGACGCGAGATGGAATGCCGCGTGTATCACGCGGGATGA
- a CDS encoding sigma-70 family RNA polymerase sigma factor, whose translation MTLPRPTLRADTPLDPIIQLLARAGEQGYLTHADLVDALPPDSDSADALEVVRAALADIGIDVLDEPAAPAPFVGTTPVDVDRDTLDESRALLGDLARGASASTDPMALYMRRIHAVPLLKREDEIVLAREIETGRHQILHALAGYPPAVDALLARHGAASATDAAGDEDDDTPNDESRARAFARRDALRDALATLRGALHAQGCRSAEYRDARNRVAALLGELGWAVPAVDDASRVVDALARAPANAAGDAGTDAACFDAPARRALGAALRDGQQKLGDGTRAMLEANLRLVLSIARKYVNRGVDLPDLVQDGCLGLMRAIEKFEYRRGFKFSTYATWWIRQAVARAVADRSRTIRVPVHVGDQSQRVQRHALRFRQRHGRRATPAELAADTGLAEDKLRALLALPAEPLSLDTPLPDAETGLVDLIEDQTSASPFERLANTRMRECVSSLLRSVTPTEADVLRRRFGLGGAEPDTYDAIAQDAGMSRERVRQIEKRALATLRTAAQAEGAQSFLDA comes from the coding sequence ATGACCCTGCCACGCCCCACGCTTCGGGCGGACACGCCCCTCGATCCGATCATCCAGCTGCTCGCGCGCGCCGGCGAGCAGGGATATCTGACGCACGCCGACCTCGTCGACGCGCTGCCGCCCGACAGCGACAGCGCCGATGCCCTGGAAGTCGTGCGCGCCGCGCTCGCGGACATCGGCATCGACGTGCTCGACGAGCCGGCCGCGCCCGCGCCGTTCGTCGGCACGACGCCGGTCGACGTCGATCGAGACACGCTCGACGAGAGCCGCGCGCTGCTCGGCGACCTCGCCCGCGGCGCGAGTGCGTCCACCGATCCGATGGCGCTCTACATGCGTCGTATCCATGCGGTGCCGCTGCTCAAGCGCGAGGATGAAATCGTGCTCGCGCGCGAAATCGAAACGGGCCGCCATCAGATCCTGCACGCGCTCGCCGGCTACCCGCCGGCGGTCGATGCGCTGCTGGCGCGCCACGGCGCGGCGAGCGCGACGGACGCGGCCGGCGACGAAGACGACGACACGCCGAACGACGAATCGCGCGCGCGGGCATTCGCACGCCGGGACGCGTTGCGCGACGCGCTCGCGACGCTGCGCGGCGCGCTGCACGCGCAGGGCTGCCGTTCGGCCGAATACCGCGACGCGCGCAACCGCGTGGCCGCGCTGCTCGGCGAGCTTGGCTGGGCCGTCCCGGCCGTCGACGACGCGAGCCGCGTCGTCGATGCACTGGCGCGCGCGCCCGCCAACGCGGCCGGCGATGCCGGCACCGACGCGGCGTGCTTCGATGCGCCCGCGCGGCGCGCGCTCGGCGCCGCGCTGCGCGACGGCCAGCAGAAACTGGGCGACGGCACGCGCGCGATGCTGGAAGCGAACCTGCGGCTCGTGCTGTCGATCGCGCGCAAGTACGTGAATCGCGGCGTCGATCTGCCCGACCTCGTGCAGGACGGCTGCCTCGGCCTGATGCGCGCGATCGAGAAGTTCGAATACCGGCGCGGCTTCAAGTTCTCGACCTACGCGACCTGGTGGATTCGGCAGGCGGTCGCGCGCGCGGTGGCCGACCGCTCGCGCACGATCCGCGTGCCGGTGCACGTCGGCGACCAGTCGCAGCGCGTGCAGCGGCATGCGCTGCGCTTTCGCCAGCGCCACGGCCGCCGCGCGACGCCGGCGGAGCTCGCCGCCGACACCGGCCTCGCCGAGGACAAGCTGCGCGCGTTGCTCGCGCTGCCTGCCGAGCCGCTGTCGCTCGATACGCCGCTGCCGGACGCGGAAACCGGCCTCGTCGACCTGATCGAGGACCAGACCTCGGCGAGCCCGTTCGAACGGCTGGCGAACACGCGCATGCGGGAATGCGTGAGCTCGCTGCTGCGCTCGGTCACGCCGACCGAGGCCGACGTGCTGCGTCGCCGGTTCGGCCTCGGGGGCGCCGAGCCCGACACCTACGACGCCATTGCGCAGGACGCCGGAATGTCGCGCGAGCGCGTGCGGCAGATCGAGAAGCGCGCGCTCGCGACGTTGCGCACGGCCGCGCAGGCGGAAGGCGCGCAGTCGTTCCTCGACGCATAA
- a CDS encoding SH3 domain-containing protein yields MSKTMIRSLCVVLFGIAAAPGIAAAQSSAYTNSVAALYAGPAPDYPVVAQLPPGTAVDVFGCLSDYSWCDVALPGVRGWIDAEQLDYPYQGYYVPLIEYGAIVGVPVTGFAIGAYWDRYYRKRPWFHDRDRWEHRAEPRIGPGGLPPGQGHPQPGGPIQRAPGGAPPAQRDTRPSATRGGWGGPNRMPAPQAMPQAAPVPHAAPQPGPAAAPHAAPQPGPAPGSAVVRPAPGPGGGPRMLPPQGNPGGGGYGGRSQGGGNAGGGHGGGVGNDEFRR; encoded by the coding sequence ATGAGCAAAACGATGATTCGAAGTCTGTGCGTCGTCCTGTTCGGCATCGCCGCGGCGCCGGGCATCGCCGCCGCGCAAAGCAGCGCCTACACGAACTCGGTCGCGGCGCTCTATGCCGGGCCGGCACCCGACTATCCGGTGGTCGCTCAGCTTCCGCCGGGCACCGCGGTGGACGTGTTCGGCTGCCTGAGCGACTACTCGTGGTGCGACGTCGCGCTGCCTGGCGTGCGTGGCTGGATCGACGCGGAGCAGCTCGACTATCCATACCAGGGCTACTACGTGCCGCTGATCGAATACGGCGCGATCGTCGGCGTACCGGTCACCGGGTTCGCGATCGGCGCGTACTGGGACCGCTATTACCGCAAGCGCCCGTGGTTCCACGATCGCGATCGCTGGGAGCATCGCGCCGAGCCGCGCATCGGTCCGGGAGGGCTCCCGCCGGGACAGGGACACCCGCAGCCGGGCGGCCCGATCCAGCGCGCGCCCGGCGGCGCTCCGCCGGCGCAGCGCGATACGCGGCCGTCGGCCACGCGCGGCGGCTGGGGTGGACCGAACCGCATGCCGGCCCCACAGGCGATGCCCCAGGCGGCGCCGGTACCGCACGCGGCGCCGCAACCGGGCCCGGCAGCCGCACCGCACGCGGCGCCGCAACCCGGGCCGGCGCCCGGTTCAGCCGTCGTGCGCCCGGCGCCCGGGCCGGGCGGCGGGCCGCGCATGCTGCCGCCGCAGGGAAACCCAGGCGGCGGCGGTTACGGCGGCCGGTCGCAAGGTGGCGGAAATGCCGGCGGCGGCCACGGCGGCGGCGTCGGCAACGACGAGTTTCGCCGCTGA